tatcttttttacTGCTTGCTCATTAAATAATCCATTatcttttttctatttatttgcaaaataaaataatataatatctaaATTTGTTAGACTAGATATAcatagtttcataaatttagactatctaaattctgaaattttggttagtttcataaatttagacaatcaaaattagttagTTTCACTTAAATATATAGAGTTATACATAGTTCCAATGCCTAGAGATACTATTGGAGTCAGAAGCGTGCTTGAGAAGTCGTGTCGCTTTGAAAATATTACGGGACACGCTAGGGTAATTGAATGAATCTATAATTAAATCATGAAATGACAGAAATCATGAAATGACAGTTATTAAATAACCCACTCAGTATAATTAAGTTTTCGATTCTACTTCTACATATCATTTATTTGcaaaatataaaacacaaataatatctaattttgttaattttttacatAGTTTCATGTATTAATAGAATCAAATCGTTAattttttcttagtttcatGAATTTAGACTATCTCAATCAGTGAGTTTCACTTAATTATTCACAGAATTTTTCTTTATTGCATGTTCGTTTTTCAAAGTTTCAAAACCAACCCATGCGCCTGTTCTTGCAGTGAGAAGTCGTGTCTCGTGTCTTCTCGTCTTCTAAAGACGTCTATCAAATCACTCTTAAGTCGGATAATAAATACAGTCTTATCGGTAAGAGGATCATCCCCATTATAAATAGGTTCACCTGTCCAAAAACGTTAATCTTTCAATTTACTCGATTAAACGAATATCTCTCCATGCCGAACTTCAACTTGGCTTCTGTCCCTCCTTCCATCCTCCATAAGGTTCTCTCAAAGGTAGCCACGTCACATCCGGGACTTCGGTAGTGCTAGAATTGCTTTCTCCGGGTTCAATCAAATTGGCAGAGATGACTTCTTCTACCGATCTGCTGATCTCATTCACTTCAATGATTGGATTGATGAGGTTAATACTGTAAGAAAATTCTGACTTCTGTGCTACCAAACCGGTAATCTAGAGGCCATCTACTTGCGCGGTATGTATGAGTTCTTCTACCTCCATTTACTTGATCAAGGAAGAGAGAAATTCCATCTTGCTGCTGAGAGAGGATTGTTGTTGGCCAAGTATGTAGATGGAATGCTCAACCTAGCGTTTAGTGTAGATGATGGAGGGTTGGTTCACAACTATCCTAACTTTAGTCGTGAATTTGTTGATCGGGTGGATTACATGATCATGACTAATATATGCTCAGCCCATTTTGGTTATGAAAAACCTGAGGTGTTTATGTCTCTACTGGAAAGAATAAAGCCTTGGTCCGTCTCACATGATTGCCGGTGCTCCGCAATAGAAGAACCGGTGTTTGTAGTCTCCTTAGATGGATCAAGAACACAGTGGAGATGCGATCGTTGTTTCTGGCAATGTGCAGTTTGGTACTTCTGCAATGCATTTCACTTGACCGCCACAACAGGAAATGTGGGTATTAATAGCGGCCGTTAAACGCTATTAGTCCCGTACCATAGCGTTTCCTTAAACGCTCTTACAGCGCCCTTTATAATAGGTCCAACACTTTCTATAGCGGATCTTTCATATGCTATAGTTAAGTAAACAACGATAGCTTTGTTTCTTATGCAATTGTTAAATCTTTATAATAACATGTTATAATTGTTATTAATACTCATTAATCTGAAGTTACCTATAGCAATTTGTTATACAAAGATAGCAAATGTTTCGTGTTATTAAATCGTTTTATTTACCCggatatttaatatatatatatatatatatatatatatattgattttatatttttaaaatggattatttatttcgaatatttgtaatttttaaaattaatcatattaaaaaaagcCAGCGTAATACATTTCCTTGTTTAAACAAACTATCAACACTACAAATGAAATATTATCAATCTACCACTAACAACCCTTCACAATCATCCCTAACATAAAGACTATCATCATCAGAAGCTTCACCACACAGATCATCGACTTATTGGACGTGTAAAGCTGCAGCACCTAAAACCTCTTCTGTTTCCAAATCATGGTAGCCTCTAGATGGTGCTCTCATAACAACATACCAATTAGAATTATCATCTTCCCTAGAATAGAAAACCTGTTTTGCTTGAGAAGGCAGAATGAACGGATCCTTCAAATAAGCTGCCTGGTTCATATGAAGGTTAACGAGAGTGAAGCCATCTTCTTCCTTCACACCATTCCTTGTGTTAGCCCAATTGCATCTGAACAGCGGTACTTTGAACATGTGATAGTCCATAAGTAAAATCTCCTTTATAACTTCATAATATGTAAGCATATCAGCAACTTGTCTCATATCTCGAGCACTTGATCTACACATGCTAAATGCTTCATAACTTACTCCACTGTTTTGAGTCTTCCGCTTAACCGCATCCGTATAAACCACTGACCCTTAATAATAAACCCTTTATGTGCTAAAGCAGCATTTCATGGTCCGAATGCCAACCACCTCAACTCCTTAGAATGACTATTTGTTGAGTCTGACTGAATCTGCGAAGACAACATGTTCATCAATCCAACAATCCAACAATCTAACAACATGTTCATCATCAAGCTACGAGCTAAGCAGTATtgtcaaaatacataaatatcgACATGTTCATAAAATGTTATAGAAGAAAAGGAGTTGGAGttgaaaaacttttttttaacccATTCTGCAAACTGCTCAGTATGGTGTTTCCACAGCAGAGTTTCATTTCTAGCACATCGAGCATCATTAGCTTGTAATTCTTCTAAATGCATCCTGATTTGACATTAAACAACAGGTTTGaacaacaaattataattaaaagtagATGAAACAAAAAGGGTAACCTCTTACTTAACATAGGGATCCATAGATGCCATGTTCATTAGCACATAGCGATGAGCAATGTCTCTATCTTTATCTGAAAGGGTAACCTCTACTCCCTTCTGCAGAGGTCGACCTTCAACCACGACTCTATCAGCCTCAATATCTTCATTACGATTAACTGGTTCTTGAACTTGTACTGAATCTTGAAGGAACTCTAAACAAAATGCAACACATTCTCCAGCTAAATACCCCTCAGCCATACATGCTTCTGGCCTTGCATAATTCTTAACAAAGGCCTTTAGTGTTTTCATGTACCTATAACTCAGTCCAGCAATATTAATATTAGTCAAACATCATTGCAAGAAATACATTAATCGAAGCAAATGAGTACATCAAACCTTTCAGATGGATACATCCAGCAGAAGTGAACTGGTCCTCCCAAGTGTACCTCTTTTGAGAGATGTATTGGAAGGTGGAACATGATATCAAAAAGAGATGGAGAGAAGAAGCGCTCCAGTTGACACATTGTTTCCACAAACTCTGTCTCTATTAATATAAGTTTCTCCGGGTCAATGATGCGTTGGCACAACCTGTTAAAGTAACTGCATAATCTGTTAATGGCAATCCTAGGACCACTATTCAACAACCCTCTTAATGCAGCTCGTAACAAGTTCTGTACTAGCACGTGATGATCATGCGACTTTAAACTACCTATATTAGGAGGGTAACTGAAACACTATTCGCAATATTACGACAATAACCATCAGGACCTCTAAACTGAGATAACCTTTTGCAGAAAATGGTCTTCTCTTTCTTGGATAGCCAATACGATGCTGGAGGTAAGTATGTTTTCGAACCCCTAACCTCTGTGTGCAAGTGACTTCTGATTCCAATATCTGCTAAGTCTTTTCTTGCTTTTAAACCATCTTTTGACTTCGAACTTTGCATCAAGATAGACAGTATAGCATCCGACACATTCTTTTCAACGTGCATAACGTCAATATTATGACGAACATGCATATCCTAAGACATTAAACAAGAAACTGTTAGGCATATTCATATACAACAAGGAGAGAATATAGTTCCTGATTACTCTGCTTTACCTTCCAGTGAGGTAGTTCAAAGAATATTGATCTCTTCTTCCACCACTATAGATCATTTGATTCTTCACACTCTTCTTCTTGAACCATCtcatcatcttccaactctagtcttctcctttttttctcCTTATCTAGATGTCTTCCAAAATCATTCCTAAAAGCTTGTAATGTCACATATATCTCAGTGCCAATTTGTATCCTACTCGCATTCCCTTCCTCCACTGTGTTGTCGAACCAagcttttttatatatgtaacgATGGTCAGGCGGTAGTCTCTTTCTATTTCCCATGTAGACAAACTTGCGGCTGAACTTAAGCCACCTAGAAGGTGTATCCTTTCCACATACATTGCATGCTTGTGTCCTTCACTTTACATCCAGACAAGGTTCCTAATGTTGGATAGTCACTGATACTCCAAAGCAGTAAGGCTCTAAGTGTGAAATTCTTCTTCGAAATGAGTCATAGACTTCAATACCCTCAGCCCACAAATCTTTCAGATCATCTATTAATGGTGCTAAGTAGACATCTATGTTATTACCAGGAGCTGTTGGACCAGGGATCAGCAATGTCAACATTATATTCTCAGCCTTCATGCACATCGTTGGAGGCGTGTTGTAGTTCACTAACAACACTGGCCATGTGCTGTGATTGGTGTTTTGCATGGAGAAAGGGTTCATCCCATCTGTAGAAATTCCAAGTCGAAGATTCCTTGGTTCAGCAGAAAAGTCTGGCCATTTATCATTCACTTGTGCTCAAGAGATAGAATCAACGGGGTGTCGCATCATACCATCTTCAGTGGCATTGGTATAGTGCCAACACAGATCTTCAGCCATCCTCCTAAATCTATCCTTGATTGGAAAATATCGAAGGACCTTAGCTGGGATCCCAACCTTTATCTCATTGCTGTGCTTATCCTTCTCCCATCTTAAAACTTTGCATCTTGGACAGCTTtctagtttttcaaaattcttcCTATATAGTATGCAATCGTTCATGCAAGCATGAATATTGTCATAGCCGAAACCAAATATCTTCAAAAATTTCTTGATTGCATCCATACTCTTTGGAAGCACATTGTTTTCAGGTAGCATATCCTGAAGCAAAACCAACAGCTGATCGAAGTAATTCTCAGACACaccactttaaaccttgaatcTGTAAAGTCCCATGATTGCTGAAACCTTCGTGTGTTTGATACAATCCGAGTACAATGGCGTTTCAGCGTCTCTTAACTTTTTCCTAAACTCAGTTTCCTCTGCTGCTTCATCACCATCATTTGGCTCCACCTCACTTTCATTCGTCTGATTTGGACCATCTTCATCCATGGAGAATGCTGTCTTAAACAACTCATATGCCTCCCTTTCATTTTGAGGACCAGTGTCTTCTTTAGATTCTCTTTTTTTCACCATGAATACTCCAACAAGAGCTCTTGTACTTCTTATCCATACCCCTAATCACTAGATGCTCGACTATTTTATCAACTAGCTGATGGCTTAAATTGCGGCAGTCTCTGCAAGGACACAGCATTTCAGACAGATTTCCCAATCTTCTTGCTAATGAATACACGAAATTAGTTGCTCCTTCTGAGTACTCGTCATTATTCGTACATGATATATCAGAAAAAGTAGTTAGCTTTCTTTCAATCGGTGAATACAAGTGAGATCGAGAGATCTTAGGTTATACCTTGGCAGCCAAACCCATGTCTTATCCATTTGCTTTATTTCAATCGGCGAACGGAACTAAGAGTCATCCAAATCAAAGATCACGAGACATACACGTCTTTCAGATCTTAGATTTGTTCTGAAAGAAGAGGATGTTTTGTTCGGAGTTGTGTTCTGAGAGAAGAGAATGAGAAAAACAAATGAACGGTTTTGATCAAAGTTAGTTCAGTAAATCAAACGGTGTAGGATTAATCAGTCTGCGATCTTAGTGGTGGCTCCTCATTGGCTTAGAAAAGAACGACTCTGATCAATGATGGCGAGATGCATCCATCGGCGTATGCAATACGTCTGCAATCATGGAGGTTACTCCCCATTGGCTCagagtattatttttttttgaaatctgaaaattaacataaaatagatttataagcaaaaaaaaagtaaattaaattttaaaatttttattaccagtattccaaattttaaaaaataatttcgtatatgtataaaattttatatgagtttttataaaactcaTCAATATAACTCATGTATTCATAAACACTAAGACATAGTTGTATGTACAAAGACTATAGGGTTTGGAATTTTGGACAAatgagttttataatttttttaacaaatgatttttaaaaaattaagattacaatatgatttcttataatttaaaaatctatcatcTAAAACAATTTAGGGATTTGTTTGGGGTTCAGGGAtttgtttggggtttagggatttggaattagggtttggagatttgtttggggtttagggatttgttTGGGATTTACGGATTTGGAATTAGGGTTTGGAgatttgtttagggtttagggatttggaATTAGGGTTTGGAGATTTGTTTGGTGTTTAGGTATTTGTTTGGAGTTTAAGGATTTGAACGACAGTACACAAGATTATATCTTAATATTAcacataatatttgtttttgtttgtgaaCTTACACATAATATCACAcataaatattacacataacTTCACATAAGTTCAAACTACAACTAGAGCCgtcgataaaaaaaaacacaactagAAATACATTGTTTCAGACTTTCACACCAACTTCAGTTTATCATTTGGCCATGCCACAACCGAACCTATTGCATCAGAGATGTATTCAATCTCTGAATTTGGCCTCCGCACCTTTGCATCACCAATCTTAGCCACTTCAACCCACACCTTGTTTCATTTGGACCCAGAGGCACAAAGTGACACATCTCTTTCGGATCTGTTGAAGCCACTCTTCCTTCAGCTACCTTACGTCCGGTGTTGCTGCAGTCGAAGAGAATAcatgatagtgctcaaattacccagtagagcttactctctcaaataagaggtacagttgtagtacttagggatcaaatcacgaggagctagagaaccaattaaataaaatctactaatcaatcctaggcaaggttggtttatatgatgaaagtaaaaagtaacaattcctaaaatgagcaaggtagttgctctaactaacaatatgatgggttgtttaaatgtgataaagagtgcttgacatagggcttttattcaggaattgagattataatctctataaatgctttaataagttgcttgcatggtactatagatctcagccgcttaactcaagtgaagtaccactggttaaataatctagatctctggcctcaactgtcataatgttggcgcagaaaaatttcgatcgatatccttttgagatatcgagcgatacacctttcgcagcggcgatcgattcacctgtcgagatatcgatcgacggcttctagatctgcctaggcgcgagccgaatatgaacacaaggtctcaaggaggagatgtcgctcttctcaacgggagataggcaagttcaaatggataattcaagataatcaaagatcctagtgatctatgttcttgttagctaatctaaaacaagcatagggtgcaatccatttgatgagtaccacaacttagcagttatagtttggggctaatcccacaaacctatttaaaccctagatctaacaagtagactactcagacatagcttaacaattcataacaatagatagatgaatgaattgcatagatagaaataagtagagatacaaaaggagatgagaaatctctccaatctctcaaaacaatataaaactctagtctctctctcacactctctgcttttctcttgaaggttgtaaagcttgcttctttcgaaggttgccgtcaaaaaacacttagcaggaatatttaagcatttccattaggttaaaaaattgtcaggggcaatctcgtaagttggtgaagtcttggtgaagtagtcggctaaaccatttcgtcctcgatatcgatcgacaacacaggatgtgtatcgatcgattataatcttctagtacgcggatcttctcagctacatcgatcgacgactctggatgagtatcgatcgattatgatcgcaatgttgacttccgacttggtcttgaatggtcaactcgggtatatcatctcttgtactccaaaatgctccaaaacatcactttctcacaaaatgctcctgaacctgaaaacatacctaacatgctagaaaacggattaaatatataataaaatactaatataccatggttaaaacgggtaaaatccatggtatatcaactccccgagacttactcctttgcttgtcctcaagcaaaaacagtagtctttggaaaatgtttgaaaatagtaggaactcaaagattcaaaatattgaagtcatcactctatgggtttgcaatccatgtctaaacatcctaatcacagaagttcattatgttttatcctagcttagcaaccaaactcatctagtcaacaacttagcaaatctcatctgacattcccctctactaacctcatttcttaacataaaataaaagtgcaggctttaccttgggagtatcgatcaaatgacacatggattcaactcaaacaagtatctgaacacacaggtagtcttctctgatccctttctcccctcatctctcttctctgaatctcttattagtttcaatttcaacaggtttcgatgccacaaaggtcatctagtccatctcattgacatttgcattgtaactcatacatttttgacaaagtgtagcgaataatggggtctttggtaatttacctatccctcgtttccacaatgtgtgatcatccttgagatttagaatactggggtctcaggagacactcctacccctctgcctctcaagaaatcatttcaatcttttataacataacttagatcttgagacgctgaagagagagaaggaagggaaccagaaacacacaaactttttaccttccagacttgtaagaggatccgttccagtgatttccaagtcccaagacaagcaaataagtcagtattagtgttggaggtcagctttggttccttcaaacaatctttagctagtgaatatagatgacaggttgatccactttagcatctttaatactatctgcaatcagtaatctagaatggtgctaaagagtggtcagacaatcaagtataaatctatatcaatgttcctatttaatacttatgcgaaaaataattttgaaagacaatttaaataaaaaccaaataaaaacacatattagtaaactccccccaaacttaaattacactgtcccagtgtaacacagccggtggtaaggtaaagaaaataaatcataattaagaagtataacaagttagaatgaataaacctgatcgagaaggtgtcgatcgattcgtagtggtatacgtcgatcgttagtaatggtcgtgtggtgtcgagcgatatgaatggtgaatgtcggtcgacggaatcatcattctacttggatctaataaaactGCAAAACatatccgaaaaataaaagcaaaaatgaaaaataataaaataaaggtaaataaaagaaaacctaatagtgggttgcctcccactcagcgctttgttatagtcatttagcttgactgtggtaggtgagtgactcatggggtgcagaaactgctgattactggacagcaatcatcaatcttgtgtctcctactgttgaaccatgtggcagcaaagcttcttgtggcatcatctgaccTAGTTTGTTcttatctatcttgaggactgtatcttgaagtttcctcacagaatctcatgtattcgatgttgccaaccttcctgtcgatggtctggtaggtataTACGGACAATTCCttcagctcactctgtaatgcatcgatcctgtcaagaataaactgatctcggtctgctaaagactcggtgtcgatcgatgctactagatgcgcgtcggtcgtttcgctgagaggtctgtcggtcgactcataatctattgtgtcgatcgattgtaagcATTGTCCTTGGTATTGCAGAGCACGTATAGCGCCCTTCAtttggcgagtagttctgcataggctgtttATTCGTTCGTGAACAGTGTCGTCAATGGTTTCACAGGTCCCTTTGAGTCTCATTTCCATGGCAtccatagcctcgtacagctcatgtttgatttcatcaacttctgctgtagtgcgTGCTCTCcttgctggtggtggctcgatgtcgatcgatattggtctaggcctgtcgatcgatgttgcgtttctgtcacgaagaccaagatgatcttgaactatgcNNNNNNNNNNNNNNNNNNNNNNNNNNNNNNNNNNNNNNNNNNNNNNNNNNNNNNNNNNNNNNNNNNNNNNNNNNNNNNNNNNNNNNNNNNNNNNNNNNNNgcgtttgcttgtctttttccacgttaacagacatgcttaactgggcatgcgtagttgcgagaaagataaatccgtgtatcccCCTCCTTCCTAGCGccaactgtgggaaccgaaattcgcactgtcgattttagttaagttaaaacgtaggaaaactaagttgaacCTAGTTtctccccgaggatcccggctatctgctgggccacgcacgacaaagttaatacgagtctagtttgggaataaatgcgtaaataaagagagcaaaaagaaaagaatcttatttccgaatctgcggagagcgtttggacaacagttcgagatctcggccacaagagctgtcgatcgtcgctagtctcaaaacctagatctacctagttgagtcgcagctcgctaaaaaaggaaataacacgcctaagttctaagttgctctagagtggtttctttcttctgattttcggatcccttcctctgctcctagccttgcttatatactcccatatgacggtctattcttgacgggctgagtctgccgcgagctgggctttttcctttttcgtcggccttcgtgtttatcgggaaatttgacatttatctttcggaaatttgacatttatcttttcggaagttaacatttatcttgttatgcgaagataattgtaaacgtcgtatctatcttctagaaaatcgtaaatgggtcgtccggtcgggtttggtccctttcgggccgttttccggacttctgttgttttctacgatttctttgaaagaatgctcctacttggatgtcgagcctttcggaagatcttcgatccattgctgaagCGAATGGTGTTTTTAGATAACCATCGCctgttttatacgaagtctttctgtccgttgacgtcttatgggttctccgaaatcttgaagcagaaaaaggagttttgtttgcgaggattcggaaagtcgcaaaacacgggtttctggcgacccgggggcctagaacttatgcacgaagactagccgtccgacgatcagaaccagcacggggctagccgcccggcgaccacgtccagcacgggcgctagccgccggcggccacagccagcacggggcaagccgcccggcgaccacggccagcacgggcgctagccgccggcggctacggccagcacggggctagccgcccggcgaccacggccagcacggacgctagccgccggcggccacagccagcacggggctagccgcccggcgaccacggccagcacggggctagccgcccggcgaccacggccagcacgggcgctagccgccggcggccacggccagcacggggctagccgcccggcgaccacggccagcacggcgctAGCATCTCTAGTTTGTTgtgttttttagttttccgtaggttgtgtgtttttagttttccgtaggtttttccttgtgtagaaaacatttctagccgttgatttcgagatgattggt
The sequence above is drawn from the Raphanus sativus cultivar WK10039 chromosome 7, ASM80110v3, whole genome shotgun sequence genome and encodes:
- the LOC108830966 gene encoding uncharacterized protein LOC108830966; protein product: MVKKRESKEDTGPQNEREAYELFKTAFSMDEDGPNQTNESEVEPNDGDEAAEETEFRKKLRDAETPLYSDCIKHTKVSAIMGLYRFKDMLPENNVLPKSMDAIKKFLKIFGFGYDNIHACMNDCILYRKNFEKLESCPRCKVLRWEKDKHSNEIKVGIPAKVLRYFPIKDRFRRMAEDLCWHYTNATEDDGMNPFSMQNTNHSTWPVLLVNYNTPPTMCMKAENIMLTLLIPGPTAPGNNIDVYLAPLIDDLKDLWAEGIEVYDSFRRRISHLEPYCFGVSDTPSRWLKFSRKFVYMGNRKRLPPDHRYIYKKAWFDNTVEEGNASRIQIGTEIYVTLQAFRNDFGRHLDKEKKRRRLELEDDEMDMHVRHNIDVMHVEKNVSDAILSILMQSSKSKDGLKARKDLADIGIRSHLHTEVRGSKTYLPPASYWLSKKEKTIFCKSYPPNIGSLKSHDHHVLVQNLLRAALRGLLNSGPRIAINRLCSYFNRLCQRIIDPEKLILIETEFVETMCQLERFFSPSLFDIMFHLPIHLSKEVHLGGPVHFCWMYPSERYMKTLKAFVKNYARPEACMAEGYLAGECVAFCLEFLQDSVQVQEPVNRNEDIEADRVVVEGRPLQKGVEVTLSDKDRDIAHRYVLMNMASMDPYVK